Below is a window of Sceloporus undulatus isolate JIND9_A2432 ecotype Alabama chromosome 9, SceUnd_v1.1, whole genome shotgun sequence DNA.
ATACGGAACTCCATCcctcattgtttttaattctcAACTGTTTTATTTACCAATGCTTTTGGATTTTCAGTTTAATTTAGCTTCATAATCATGTATACTTTGAGAATGTATTTCCCCCGTATTGCAAAGtattaatttttataatttttatctgATTAGCTTGTTTACAACATTGTACAGATTTTATATCAACATTCTTCCTTCCAATATTCCAAGGCCttctctcatgttcccaccaaaaaTACCTGTAAGGctggtgggacagagaagggCGTCCCCAAaagatctcaaagcatgggcaCTCTACAACCTGCAGCAATTTTATGTTGCCTCATGACATGCTCAAGCCTGGGAAGAATATGTACAGTGGGAAATCTCTGATCTTGACAGAGCATTTAAGGTAGCTTCAATTTGACACAGGAGACCATTTATACTGCTCTTCTCCCTCCCCTGAGGGTGCTCTGACCATGTCAAGAACTTCTTTTGTCTCCTCTTCAGGCTTTAGTGGGGATGGGATCCGTAGATTAACTGGCTCCCCCATGGCATTTGTCTGGCAGGCGGTTGGAGGTGGCAGTTTAAAAACATCCTGAATCCTTCCATTCAGTCCCTCAGTCCCCTGGGATTAAAGACAAGAGGAGAGAAAAtacaccattttaatttttattcaagtATGACACTGACATGCTGCCACTGCATTCTGTTGAACTTCTTATTTTTTATACTCCATCCTTACCATAAAGGAGTTCAAGCTAGGACAAGAAGGGACTTCACCCCTATATATACTAGCTATTTGTATGAATTCCTATttagtgaccccccccccccttttccatttcttgtacatgttctttttaaaatttagctcagttgaaagttctttagtcatccatcctggtttctttttcctattcattggaactgtttgaaattgtgtcttcagtatttttattttgagaaacTTACATCTATCCTAAACCCCCTTCTTTTTTAGAATTCATGTCCATGGGATCACCCCTaatatttccctaagtttattgaaatctgctctcctaaagtctagaatgcatgtttgactatgcctggcttctccttcccactgtataacaaactccaggagaacatgatcactcctacCTAAGGAACCTACCACTTGCATCctattaaccaggtcatcccagTTGAATAGGATCAGACCTAAAATGGGTGATCCTGTTGTTCCACCTTTTAGACAAGGAAAATGTcctccaggcaagtgaggaatttgctagattAGACCTTCTTCATTCATGCAAACTAAAATGTGTAGGGAGGTGGCATGTGTTGGGAGGCAGGGACCCTATTCTTCGGCTCTCTCCACTCTTGATATCTATACATTTGTACAGATGTCTGTGGTGGGAAAGTCTTTACAGGCCTCTGTTCTAGGCATGGGGGTTTCACCAGTTTCTGCAGAGCCTGGCAAGACTGAGGCAGCTGCCTAAGGCAGCGATGCTAGGGAGGTGGCAACAGGACAACAAGGAGGTTAGAAGACATTGTTGTAAGATACCTGGTGAGGCAGTGGAAGATGCAGACTCACAAGTAGCACTGAAATAAGATTTAAATGACCGAAATCATTCTATGCCATGTTTGCTCCATCACATTTGCACTGCGGATTACTACAGCTGCTGTGCCAAACAGCAGCTCAGTTGTTAAGACtatgtattcatggattctttatctataaCTTTAATCATTCAcagcttttatatatatatatatattacaagaaGCAAACATTGGccttaccattttatataaggaataccattttactacaccactgtatttaatgggacttgagcatccatggattttggtatcctcaggcaatcctggaaccaaaccccagcagataccaagggcctactgtagtctcactgggtaaccctgggcagtTTCTGCCTCCCCTACCTCACAGGGCTTTTGTGAGAGCGCTGCTTAAGCCCTAAGCTTCTCAAaggtagaatatatatatatatgtgggagaaagtaataaatatatattaggtACAAGCAGAAACATAGCAAGGACTTTTAAGAGGTATTATTCAAGCTCAACCCCACACAAAGATAAAACTAATGTATTGCTTTCAAGGTCTGTTGTAAGTAGTGTTGCCAGAATAAACACCGGAGAAGGctcttatatttttaattgttgtatagaagagagagccagtgtggtgtagtagcttgagtgttggaccacaactctggagaccagggtttggatttgagcttggccatggaaacccacaagataaccttgggtaagtcacactctctcagtttcagagaaaggcaaaggtaaaccccctctgaacaaaccttaccaagaattggtttgccttagggtcactgtaaattggaaatccacacaacaataacaataacagaacTATACAactaggtaacaagcaacacctgctgaaattccctcttgttgttgtttatgttgttgtgtgccttcaaatcatttctaatttatttgggggggggggctaagagggtgtgacttgcccaagatcacccaggaggttccatggccaagcaggaaatcgatcttcagagtcctagtcctacactcaaaccattacaccatggtgATTCTCTCTTCTGCACCATCATTAAATGTACAGAAGCCCCTCCAGCTTTCAGTCTGGCCACCTTAATTGTGAGAATTACCAAGACAACACATGCAAAGAATTTTAAGCACCATAAAAAGCATAGGATGGagcactgtactttaattccCTCTGTATGAAGCTTCTTTTTCCAGTTACAGGGCCTTTTTGTAAAGTACCTCCTCATCCTCAGGGAAGGGGGGCAGATTAGGGCTAGGAGATCGCTCTTGCTCCCGCACTGTGGGACTGTTCCGCATCCAGGCCCGACAAATGGGGTAGAGGGGAGTATTCTCAGAGAACTGTGCCAGGTCCACACTCCGGTCAAACAGCTTGATAACGTAGGTATCTGTAAAGAACAAGGGAGCAAGGGTTTCAGATAAAGATTGACAAGGCAGTCCCTTACATACCATTCTAGAAGAAAAGAGGATTGAACTCATTGCCTTTCACAGAAGACAGTAGTAAGCTCACAGGATAAAAGGCCTTCTCAGCATTTTTACTCACTTTGTTTCTGCTGCCCGCCTTCGGTGAGTCCATCAtccatctcctttctcttcttgcgACGGTGGTGGGGAAACCGTCCAGAAGgcctgagagagaaaaaaagagagttgGAAATTGTGCAAGTGGTTGTTGATTCCTTCACTGAGTAGGGGGGCTGATTCTCTGACCTTttttccttcagatgttttgggcttcctAGAATCTCTGACCATACTAGTtgggccatgctagctggagtgTTTGGGAATTGAGATCCAAAGCCTGCAGATGACCAAAGATTAAGAATCTCTGGATTACATCACTTGATCAGTTTTTTCTAACACTCACAGGGATGTTGTTGTGGGAGTCAATTATCAACCTCCAAATCAGACCAAAGACTTAAGATGATGCCTTCctgaaacagatggccacacactGAGAAAGGAGAATTGTAGCAgtaatggcggggggggggggggggggtcggtcAACTattcttatatttgttgtttgtcaaactctgccaaaaaaTTCCTTGTCTCGCAGACAATTCTATTACCcagaaagtggaagaggcaagtaggggatcagctattttagatctgatcctaagcAACAGTGAGATCTGCTTAATGGCGGGGAAATGATGGGATATTTAGATGGGAGTGatatgttctcctggagtttgttctACGGTAcaaaggggaagccaagcataatcagacacacatcctagactttaaaaaactgatttcagTACATTTAGGGAAATACTGGAGGCAATgccgtggtcaggaatactaatagGGGAGGGGTTTCATGagagatgggagtttcttaaaagggagatattgaaagcacaatttcaaatCATTCC
It encodes the following:
- the LIN37 gene encoding protein lin-37 homolog; this translates as MDDGLTEGGQQKQNTYVIKLFDRSVDLAQFSENTPLYPICRAWMRNSPTVREQERSPSPNLPPFPEDEEGTEGLNGRIQDVFKLPPPTACQTNAMGEPVNLRIPSPLKPEEETKEVLDMASDPVPSMSTLIYENMERWKKIRQRWKEASHKNQLRYAGSMKILKEMYERQ